Proteins found in one Terribacillus sp. DMT04 genomic segment:
- a CDS encoding methyl-accepting chemotaxis protein has protein sequence MSIQLHEQTEQALHPMLDAFVRVGPFLQDLINEDVTIGIYNTEKLIINFPAKTFSLNVTPGDPLVDGDIVAAAIRQNKNQSAVVPEGLFGVSIIARAIPLHDEAGNVIGGVGVGLSIESANQLSSIATNLSSVIGDVTATIQEMAKSISGLAEGMTYISKKASEVTESVDTIEEVSNVVKGIADQSNLLGLNAAIESARAGEHGRGFSVVADEIRKMAAGSKDQVTEIHQITEQIKAHIAKLSNSIQEANAESDTQSAAIEELTATMEEINGNVHILAQLAKDNISIKD, from the coding sequence ATGAGTATACAACTACATGAACAGACGGAGCAGGCATTACATCCGATGTTGGACGCCTTTGTAAGAGTGGGCCCTTTTTTACAGGACCTAATTAACGAAGATGTCACCATTGGTATTTATAATACAGAAAAACTAATCATCAATTTCCCAGCTAAGACCTTTTCATTGAATGTTACACCTGGTGATCCTTTAGTAGATGGAGACATCGTAGCAGCAGCAATTCGTCAGAATAAGAATCAATCTGCTGTCGTGCCAGAAGGGCTTTTTGGTGTGAGCATTATTGCACGTGCTATTCCGCTTCATGATGAAGCAGGCAATGTCATTGGCGGTGTTGGTGTTGGTTTGAGTATAGAGAGTGCCAACCAGCTGTCTTCTATTGCTACGAACTTATCGAGCGTAATCGGTGATGTGACTGCTACGATTCAAGAGATGGCGAAATCTATTTCTGGTTTGGCAGAAGGTATGACATACATATCCAAGAAAGCTTCAGAAGTAACGGAGAGTGTAGACACAATTGAAGAAGTGTCCAACGTGGTAAAGGGCATTGCTGATCAGAGCAACTTGCTTGGCTTGAACGCTGCCATTGAGTCAGCACGCGCCGGCGAGCATGGCCGAGGCTTCAGTGTTGTTGCCGATGAGATACGTAAGATGGCGGCTGGATCTAAGGATCAAGTAACTGAAATTCACCAAATTACGGAACAAATCAAGGCGCATATTGCGAAGCTCAGCAATTCCATTCAAGAAGCAAATGCTGAATCTGATACGCAATCTGCAGCGATTGAAGAACTGACAGCTACGATGGAAGAAATCAATGGAAATGTACACATTCTTGCACAATTAGCAAAAGATAATATTTCAATCAAAGACTAA
- the pabB gene encoding aminodeoxychorismate synthase component I, with product MYAYFNFADAAGQTQHRQFIEQYTLLTAHTIDEVIPCLEQVQAYTERGYYAAGFLSYEAAGAFDSSYLTIPGSQLPLLQFGIYKHFIAAQPETLDSATKKLNWQPAIEKAAYEKAIQTIKEEIAAGNTYQTNYTMRLRTPFTGDPAALFRQMQRAQRADYTAYLAWADHAILSASPELFFRWDGKQIRTKPMKGTIKRGRTYAEDLKNRETLIQSVKDRAENVMIVDLLRNDISRVAKLGTVQVPALYTIEKYPTVYQMTSTVTADTAPGITITDIMRALFPCGSITGAPKASTMKVINDLEREPREVYCGAIGYITPGGEAVFNVPIRTAIVNQKQKQATYSVGGGITWDSTSNGEYEEALAKSSILQEELPIFNLLETIKYEDGNYTILAKHIQRFLQSADYFNIQLQEADVRQLLQEHQLKHPGESQRIRLLADQTGKLKLTYSEMPEPILTKQPFKLAATPIDRNNRFYYHKTTYRDIYAMHKIDQHQLFDTLLWNEADELTEFTIGNLVIEQDGRLLTPPVASGLLPGTFREELLENGKIEEVILTKKALKAASRIWLINSVRGWIEMELV from the coding sequence ATGTACGCTTACTTTAATTTTGCTGATGCAGCTGGTCAGACCCAGCATCGGCAATTCATAGAGCAGTATACGTTGTTAACAGCTCATACAATTGATGAAGTTATTCCTTGCTTAGAGCAGGTGCAAGCATATACAGAACGCGGGTATTACGCTGCAGGATTTCTTTCTTATGAAGCGGCTGGAGCTTTTGATTCCAGTTATCTAACAATCCCTGGCTCCCAGCTTCCTCTATTACAATTTGGCATTTATAAGCATTTTATCGCTGCGCAGCCAGAAACTCTAGATTCTGCAACAAAAAAACTAAACTGGCAGCCGGCAATAGAAAAGGCAGCATACGAAAAAGCTATTCAAACCATTAAGGAAGAAATTGCTGCAGGAAATACGTATCAAACTAATTATACAATGCGTTTGCGCACGCCGTTTACAGGCGACCCTGCAGCTTTATTTCGCCAAATGCAGCGAGCGCAGCGTGCTGACTACACTGCCTACCTGGCGTGGGCAGATCACGCTATTTTATCGGCTTCTCCAGAGTTGTTTTTCCGTTGGGATGGTAAACAAATACGCACAAAGCCGATGAAAGGAACGATTAAACGGGGCCGTACATATGCTGAAGATCTCAAGAATCGGGAAACACTCATACAATCGGTAAAAGATCGCGCCGAGAATGTCATGATTGTAGATTTGTTGCGTAATGATATCAGCCGGGTTGCCAAGCTGGGCACAGTACAGGTTCCCGCTCTGTATACTATTGAAAAGTATCCAACTGTCTACCAGATGACATCAACGGTAACAGCAGATACGGCGCCAGGAATAACGATTACCGATATTATGCGCGCCCTTTTCCCTTGCGGATCAATTACTGGTGCTCCGAAAGCAAGTACGATGAAAGTCATAAACGACCTTGAACGGGAACCTCGTGAAGTATATTGCGGTGCTATTGGTTATATAACACCCGGTGGAGAAGCAGTCTTTAATGTCCCAATTCGTACAGCCATCGTTAATCAGAAACAGAAACAAGCAACTTATAGTGTTGGCGGGGGCATCACATGGGACTCGACTAGCAATGGAGAATATGAGGAGGCACTTGCAAAATCCTCTATACTGCAGGAAGAGCTTCCAATATTCAATCTCTTGGAAACAATCAAATACGAAGACGGCAATTACACTATACTAGCAAAACATATCCAGCGGTTCCTGCAGTCTGCTGATTATTTCAACATACAGCTGCAAGAAGCGGACGTGCGGCAGCTTTTGCAGGAACACCAGTTAAAGCACCCTGGTGAGTCCCAGCGAATTCGCCTATTAGCGGATCAAACCGGAAAATTGAAACTTACGTATAGTGAAATGCCCGAACCGATACTTACAAAGCAGCCATTTAAGCTAGCAGCCACCCCAATTGATCGGAACAATCGATTTTATTATCATAAGACAACTTACCGGGATATTTATGCTATGCACAAAATAGATCAACATCAACTGTTTGATACACTGCTTTGGAATGAAGCTGACGAACTGACTGAATTCACCATCGGCAACCTTGTCATCGAACAGGATGGCAGATTGCTTACACCACCAGTTGCAAGTGGTCTTCTGCCCGGTACCTTCCGGGAAGAATTGCTGGAGAACGGTAAAATCGAAGAAGTTATTTTGACAAAGAAAGCCCTGAAAGCTGCTTCTCGTATTTGGCTGATTAACAGTGTACGAGGATGGATAGAGATGGAGCTCGTCTAG
- a CDS encoding GNAT family N-acetyltransferase: MTIELQKATMADAEEIHACQVAAFQPLLFKYQDTDSNPANEPLARTITRINRTDGGFYKIMKDNKVFVGAICLFTKEPGIYWISPMFVYPSFQGKGYAQETLKQVEIIFADAKAWRLATIEEEQGNCYLYEKAGYQRTGKSQVLNARATLVYYEKRM; this comes from the coding sequence ATGACAATCGAATTACAGAAAGCGACAATGGCAGATGCCGAAGAGATACACGCATGTCAAGTAGCTGCGTTTCAGCCGCTGCTGTTTAAGTATCAAGATACAGATTCAAACCCTGCCAATGAGCCGCTTGCACGTACAATAACTCGTATTAACAGAACAGACGGCGGCTTTTATAAAATTATGAAGGACAACAAAGTATTTGTCGGCGCTATCTGCCTCTTTACAAAGGAGCCAGGAATCTACTGGATCAGCCCTATGTTTGTTTATCCATCTTTTCAAGGGAAAGGCTATGCTCAAGAAACCTTAAAGCAGGTTGAGATTATTTTTGCAGATGCAAAAGCTTGGCGGTTGGCAACAATAGAGGAAGAACAAGGAAATTGCTACTTATACGAAAAGGCAGGCTATCAGAGGACTGGCAAGAGCCAAGTACTGAATGCGCGTGCTACGTTAGTGTATTATGAAAAGCGGATGTAA
- a CDS encoding GNAT family N-acetyltransferase has translation MNQLRTHLDEDTYLDLVAEAQEKERYKLFALYDDGMIAAVVGFKPMVTLYYGRFVWVCDLVTDNQKRSKGYGEKLLTFVQEWAAQNNYQTVSLSSGLQREGAHRFYQEKMGYDKVSYVFKRNL, from the coding sequence ATGAACCAATTACGAACGCACTTGGATGAAGACACTTACCTTGATTTAGTAGCAGAAGCGCAAGAAAAAGAGCGATATAAACTATTTGCATTGTATGATGATGGCATGATTGCGGCGGTAGTTGGCTTTAAACCAATGGTTACCTTGTATTATGGCCGATTTGTATGGGTGTGTGATCTTGTTACTGACAACCAAAAACGATCGAAAGGTTATGGAGAGAAATTGCTCACCTTTGTTCAAGAATGGGCGGCGCAAAACAACTATCAAACTGTATCATTATCTTCCGGTTTGCAACGTGAGGGAGCACATCGTTTTTATCAAGAGAAGATGGGCTACGATAAAGTGAGTTATGTCTTTAAAAGAAATTTATAG